In the genome of Monodelphis domestica isolate mMonDom1 chromosome 2, mMonDom1.pri, whole genome shotgun sequence, one region contains:
- the TMEM183A gene encoding transmembrane protein 183A isoform X9, whose translation MKSLCGLEASQVPTEEVFSGAGEPCDSSDEMDAQEESTHEQTISRKKKSKRHKEDPEGAVGEEYPMDIWLLLASYIRPEDIAKFSLICKNAWTVTCTAAFWTRLYRRHYTLDAYLPLRLRPESMEKLRCLRACVIRSLYHMYEPFAARISKNPAIPETTPSTLKNSKCLLFWYRKIVGNRQEPMWEFNFKFKKQSPRLKSKCVGGLQPPVQYEDVHTNPDQDCCLLQVTTLNFIFIPIVMGMIFTLFTINVSTDMRHHRVRLVFQDTPVQNGRKLRSEQGVQVILDPVHSVRLFDWWHPQYPFSLRA comes from the exons a TGAAATCTTTGTGTGGCTTGGAAGCCTCCCAGGTCCCCACAGAAGAAGTTTTCTCTGGGGCTGGGGAGCCCTGTGACAGCAGTGATGAGATGGATGCCCAAGAGGAGAGCACCCATGAGCAAACTAtctccagaaaaaagaaaagcaagaggcACAAAG AAGACCCTGAAGGGGCTGTTGGAGAAGAGTATCCCATGGATATTTGGCTATTATTGGCCTCCTACATTCGTCCTGAGGACATAGCGAAATTTTCCCTGATTTGTAAGAACGCCTGGACCGTCACTTGCACTGCCGCCTTTTGGACCAGATTGTATCGAAG GCACTACACGCTGGACGCCTATCTGCCCCTCCGCCTGCGGCCGGAGTCTATGGAGAAGCTGCGCTGTCTCCGGGCATGTGTTATCCGGTCTCTGTACCACATGTATGAGCCGTTTGCTGCTCGAATCTCCAAGAATCCGGCCATTCCAGAGACCACTCCCAGCACTTTAAAGAATTCCAAA TGTCTGCTTTTCTGGTACAGAAAGATTGTTGGGAACAGACAAGAACCAATGTGGGAATTTAACTTCAAGTTCAAAAAACAG TCCCCTAGGTTAAAGAGCAAGTGTGTGGGAGGTCTGCAGCCTCCTGTTCAGTATGAAGATGTTCACACCAACCCAGACCAGGACTGTTGCCTCCTACAAGTTACCACTCTCAATTTCATCTTTATTCCCATTGTCATGGGCATGATTTTTACTCTG TTTACCATTAATGTGAGTACTGACATGAGGCATCATCGAGTGAGGCTGGTGTTCCAGGACACTCCTGTCCAGAATGGTCGGAAACTACGCAGTGAACAGGGTGTACAAGTCATTTTGGACCCCGTGCACAGTGTTCGTCTCTTTGACTGGTGGCATCCTCAGTATCCCTTCTCCTTGAGAGCATAG